A genome region from Dolichospermum compactum NIES-806 includes the following:
- a CDS encoding sugar phosphate isomerase/epimerase family protein translates to MLKSNINSLNIGCAAWGWREVEIPEYFHWIANQGIRSVEVNAHPQAPKHLLHDGDDQAVSKIADWAKEAGVDIICIAGRNNFTLSDANELETEIKRVERFVDSAEKLGAKFVRLLSGDHRNDYILPDVFPLLHYAFNKIGDYAEEQGIQITIENHGGPTATGQRVARMMEGIKSPAVGINYDPANFLNQGTDPLMALRYILPWVNYSHWKDVQWVNGSPQFCAFGEGEIVWEPIIKELLNAGYQGYWVVEYEETSDVEQGTKESLNNLSQVLQKFAVV, encoded by the coding sequence ATGCTAAAGTCTAACATTAATTCACTAAATATTGGCTGTGCTGCTTGGGGCTGGAGAGAAGTGGAAATACCTGAATATTTCCACTGGATAGCTAACCAAGGCATTCGTTCAGTAGAAGTGAATGCTCATCCCCAAGCACCCAAACATCTTTTACATGATGGTGATGATCAAGCAGTATCTAAAATTGCTGATTGGGCTAAAGAAGCAGGAGTAGATATTATTTGTATAGCAGGAAGAAATAATTTTACACTCTCAGATGCAAATGAGTTAGAAACAGAAATTAAAAGAGTAGAGCGTTTTGTTGATAGTGCTGAAAAATTAGGGGCAAAATTTGTCAGATTATTGTCTGGTGATCACAGAAATGATTATATTCTCCCAGATGTTTTTCCTCTGTTGCATTATGCTTTTAATAAAATCGGTGATTACGCCGAAGAACAAGGAATTCAAATAACGATTGAAAATCATGGTGGACCAACTGCAACCGGACAAAGAGTGGCCAGAATGATGGAAGGTATTAAAAGTCCTGCTGTTGGTATTAACTATGATCCCGCTAATTTTTTGAATCAGGGAACTGATCCTTTGATGGCACTCCGCTATATTCTTCCTTGGGTAAATTATAGTCATTGGAAAGATGTGCAATGGGTTAATGGTAGTCCTCAATTCTGTGCTTTTGGAGAGGGAGAAATTGTCTGGGAACCGATTATTAAAGAACTATTAAATGCAGGTTATCAGGGATATTGGGTGGTTGAATATGAAGAAACATCAGATGTTGAGCAGGGAACGAAAGAGAGTTTAAATAACTTGTCTCAAGTATTACAAAAATTTGCCGTTGTCTAA
- a CDS encoding SDR family NAD(P)-dependent oxidoreductase: MSFSLDGHVALVTGSSAGLGKAIALKLGQAGAKVAINYSNNESRAKQALAELEQQGCQAILVRGDVTQEEDVAAIYEAIASQLGAVDILVLNATGNQPQIPFEEYTWQDFQTMLDFFIKSPYLLTRICLPSMKQKQWGRIINISSDVCFRSVNNFSAYVTAKNGQLGFTRSMATELAPFGITVNAVAPGWIPVERHENVPQEKKDAYQVRIPMQQWGNPQDITEAVLYFASHESRFVTGQYLCINGGFTLM, from the coding sequence ATGTCATTTTCTTTAGATGGTCATGTGGCCTTAGTTACAGGAAGTTCTGCTGGTTTAGGGAAAGCGATCGCTCTCAAATTGGGACAAGCAGGTGCTAAGGTAGCAATCAATTACAGCAATAACGAATCACGGGCTAAACAGGCTTTAGCTGAACTTGAACAACAAGGTTGCCAAGCTATTTTGGTTCGTGGGGATGTTACCCAAGAAGAAGATGTAGCAGCAATTTATGAAGCGATCGCCTCTCAACTGGGTGCAGTAGATATTTTGGTGTTAAATGCCACAGGAAACCAACCCCAGATCCCCTTTGAGGAATACACCTGGCAAGATTTCCAAACCATGCTGGATTTTTTTATCAAAAGTCCCTACTTATTAACTCGTATTTGTTTACCCTCCATGAAACAAAAACAATGGGGACGAATCATTAATATTAGTAGTGACGTTTGTTTCCGCTCAGTTAATAACTTCAGTGCTTACGTTACTGCCAAAAATGGACAACTGGGATTTACACGCAGCATGGCCACCGAATTAGCGCCTTTTGGTATTACAGTTAATGCAGTTGCTCCCGGTTGGATACCCGTAGAACGCCATGAAAACGTTCCTCAAGAAAAAAAAGACGCTTACCAAGTCAGAATTCCCATGCAGCAATGGGGTAATCCACAGGATATTACTGAAGCAGTGCTTTATTTCGCCAGTCATGAGTCCAGATTTGTTACAGGGCAATATTTATGTATTAACGGTGGCTTTACTCTTATGTAA
- a CDS encoding HAD-IIB family hydrolase, with the protein MKYCKHNIKLLPSVPEPKYVVFTDFDETYLAHQNREDYKNDLKELEEYLLNETYQKQIFFGWVTGSSLTSVFDKINKCGLTLLPHFIASSLGTELIYFNQNQYAKKDKIWENNLMKTGFSENLVNNLVSFLKLDNIHLTPQPQIADCPFLKNYYYHQQNDLIDNQAILKIKELVKKAGIQVNISQANPLSGDPNNCYDVDFIPSGTGKKHIVNFILQQTNVSYQNSIAFGESGNDIEMLQTVKHGYLVGNATSEARKLHFQIAENEYAKGILSVLKTLIK; encoded by the coding sequence ATGAAATATTGCAAACATAATATAAAACTGTTACCTTCTGTCCCAGAACCAAAATACGTTGTTTTTACAGATTTTGATGAAACTTATCTTGCTCATCAAAATAGAGAAGATTATAAAAATGATCTTAAAGAACTTGAGGAGTATTTATTAAATGAAACATATCAGAAACAAATCTTTTTTGGTTGGGTTACTGGTAGTAGTTTAACTTCAGTTTTTGATAAAATAAATAAATGTGGTTTGACATTATTACCTCATTTTATTGCTAGTAGTTTAGGGACTGAACTAATCTACTTCAATCAAAACCAATACGCTAAAAAAGATAAAATATGGGAAAACAATCTCATGAAAACTGGATTCTCTGAGAATTTAGTTAATAACTTAGTTAGTTTTTTAAAATTAGATAATATACATTTGACACCACAACCTCAAATAGCAGATTGTCCTTTTTTAAAGAATTACTATTACCATCAACAAAATGATCTAATTGATAATCAGGCAATTTTGAAGATAAAAGAGTTAGTGAAAAAAGCTGGTATTCAAGTAAATATTAGTCAAGCAAATCCTTTATCTGGAGATCCGAACAATTGCTATGATGTTGATTTTATCCCATCAGGGACAGGTAAAAAACATATAGTTAATTTTATTTTACAGCAGACAAATGTAAGCTATCAAAACTCCATAGCTTTTGGTGAAAGTGGTAATGATATTGAAATGCTGCAAACTGTTAAACATGGTTATTTAGTTGGAAATGCAACCAGCGAAGCTAGGAAATTACATTTTCAAATAGCAGAAAATGAATATGCTAAAGGAATATTATCTGTATTAAAAACACTTATTAAATAA
- a CDS encoding DUF3685 domain-containing protein — protein sequence MSDRLLQFLLIDPDPIFRLGLKVTLEAIPNLQVIADVATDTAALQVLAEVNSQQIKLIILELENEQLGLQFCKQLKALYPHIPILLLSSKSQPEMLSAARAIGINGYCPKGISISQLVPILQEVANGGYYWFTEPVIINSPLPFAKLRNNLQNSGIDNINQAINQVTEKLKTPGIPLLDKAILAGQRRELLAARWVVNHLLTIPQERQKLPQKNQLLSLNIQNQDNIIKSDLELLPSINIPPIISSRQLQSELLTLCLNKLQFSLENLTNTPLEIDILRENKKRELLYIILKKFFTQVEEIHTFNFDKNQLFNLQSQITLDLWKFAITEFFGNYSRFFLDKQEINLVKFLLDKTTDLQTEIINKVPLLFELLSYLLLMTDLYIDNVSYPAETKESQSQALLIVENLLIHIANAVIQPLLNNLADEESIKQNFYNWQMISTREIEKFRNNLSWKYQLNQYITEAQTIFESRYELFIFSSRGITKISVYAPRNQELAQLSGIPLGVTLILEFRDAISPRIQSLVGFLGTGIVFVLTQVIGRGLGLVGRGILQGIGSVSLSEKGQRKNR from the coding sequence ATGAGCGATCGCCTATTACAATTCTTATTAATTGACCCAGATCCAATTTTCCGTTTAGGACTAAAGGTAACACTCGAAGCTATTCCTAATTTACAAGTCATAGCAGATGTTGCCACAGATACAGCAGCTTTACAGGTTTTAGCGGAAGTAAATTCTCAGCAAATCAAATTAATCATTCTAGAATTAGAGAATGAACAATTGGGTTTGCAGTTCTGTAAACAACTAAAAGCCTTATATCCCCACATACCTATATTACTTTTAAGTTCAAAATCTCAACCAGAAATGCTCAGTGCAGCAAGAGCAATAGGAATAAATGGTTATTGTCCTAAAGGGATATCAATTTCTCAATTAGTCCCCATTCTTCAAGAAGTAGCTAATGGTGGTTATTATTGGTTCACAGAACCAGTAATTATTAATTCTCCTTTGCCATTTGCTAAGTTGCGAAATAATTTACAAAATTCAGGAATTGATAATATTAATCAAGCCATTAATCAAGTTACAGAAAAATTAAAAACACCAGGAATACCCTTATTAGATAAAGCAATTTTAGCAGGACAACGACGGGAACTTTTAGCCGCTCGCTGGGTTGTTAATCACTTATTGACGATACCACAAGAAAGACAAAAACTACCACAAAAAAACCAATTACTATCCCTAAATATTCAAAACCAGGATAATATTATTAAATCGGATTTGGAACTACTACCATCAATTAATATACCACCTATAATTAGTTCTCGACAACTGCAATCTGAATTATTGACTTTATGTTTAAATAAATTACAATTTTCTTTAGAGAATCTCACTAATACACCTTTGGAAATTGATATTCTCCGAGAAAATAAAAAGCGGGAGTTGCTTTATATTATTCTGAAGAAATTTTTTACTCAGGTAGAGGAAATACATACTTTTAATTTTGATAAAAATCAGCTATTTAATTTACAAAGTCAGATTACCCTAGATTTATGGAAATTTGCTATTACGGAATTTTTTGGTAATTATTCTCGATTTTTTTTAGATAAACAAGAGATAAATTTAGTCAAGTTTTTATTAGATAAAACAACTGATTTACAAACAGAAATTATTAATAAAGTTCCCTTATTATTTGAGTTATTGTCTTATTTGCTGTTAATGACAGATTTATATATTGATAATGTTTCTTACCCAGCAGAAACTAAAGAATCTCAATCCCAAGCATTATTAATTGTAGAGAATTTACTGATTCATATAGCTAATGCTGTAATTCAACCATTACTAAATAACTTAGCAGATGAGGAAAGTATTAAACAAAATTTTTATAACTGGCAAATGATTTCTACTAGAGAAATTGAGAAATTCAGAAATAATTTATCTTGGAAATATCAACTAAATCAATATATAACTGAAGCACAAACTATTTTTGAAAGTCGCTATGAGTTATTTATTTTTTCCTCACGGGGAATTACGAAAATATCAGTTTACGCTCCTCGAAATCAAGAATTGGCTCAACTTTCTGGTATTCCTTTAGGGGTAACATTAATATTAGAATTTCGGGATGCTATTTCTCCACGTATCCAATCATTGGTAGGGTTTTTAGGAACTGGAATTGTTTTTGTTCTTACTCAAGTAATCGGTAGAGGTTTAGGTTTAGTTGGTCGAGGTATTTTACAAGGAATTGGTAGTGTTTCTTTATCAGAAAAAGGACAACGGAAGAATAGGTAA
- a CDS encoding Fur family transcriptional regulator: MYKQGSPLKPIRSLEDALDRCQTLGMRVSRQRRFILELLWQAKEHLSAREIYDRLNKEGKEIGHTSVYQNLEALSSQSIIECIEHGDGRLYGNNSDSHSHVNCIDTNQILDVQIELPQELLRQVEAQTGIKISEYTINFYGYRDTISD; the protein is encoded by the coding sequence ATGTACAAGCAAGGAAGTCCTCTTAAACCTATTCGTTCTTTAGAAGATGCTTTGGATAGGTGTCAAACTTTGGGAATGCGTGTCAGTCGTCAGCGACGCTTTATACTTGAGTTGCTTTGGCAAGCGAAAGAGCATCTTTCTGCTAGGGAGATTTATGATCGACTCAATAAGGAAGGTAAGGAAATTGGACATACTTCGGTATATCAAAATTTAGAAGCTTTATCTAGCCAAAGTATTATAGAGTGTATTGAACATGGTGATGGAAGATTATATGGAAATAATAGTGATTCCCATAGTCATGTTAACTGTATAGATACAAATCAGATTTTGGATGTGCAGATAGAATTACCTCAAGAGTTGTTACGTCAAGTAGAAGCGCAAACAGGGATTAAGATTTCTGAATATACTATTAACTTTTATGGTTATCGTGACACAATCAGTGATTAG
- a CDS encoding CRR6 family NdhI maturation factor, translating to MTITITLNNDSIYSLDVSPALMVIEPLLQAGNISSYEQQLRLEINYEQEENDPRELSEIPEVRLWFVRLDTKYPWVPFLLDWKAGELSRYAAMLVPHQFSSKEGIQYNPEALEIFLMHKIFILSDWLYQQNIVSPSRLKSLAQILGYELDDAFFEMIEKTN from the coding sequence ATGACAATCACAATCACCCTCAACAACGACTCTATTTATAGTTTAGATGTATCACCTGCCTTAATGGTGATTGAACCACTGCTGCAAGCAGGAAATATTTCCTCCTATGAACAGCAACTCCGTCTAGAAATTAATTATGAACAGGAAGAAAATGATCCAAGGGAGTTATCGGAAATTCCCGAGGTAAGACTATGGTTTGTGCGTCTTGATACTAAATATCCCTGGGTGCCATTTTTACTAGACTGGAAAGCCGGAGAATTATCTAGATACGCAGCAATGTTAGTACCTCATCAGTTTAGTTCTAAAGAAGGTATCCAGTACAACCCCGAAGCCTTAGAAATATTTTTGATGCACAAAATCTTTATTTTAAGTGATTGGTTGTACCAACAAAATATTGTTAGTCCCTCTCGACTCAAATCCTTAGCGCAAATTCTGGGTTATGAATTAGATGATGCTTTCTTTGAAATGATTGAAAAAACTAATTAA
- a CDS encoding glycosyltransferase family 9 protein — MRVVALVPGSIDNQILFFATLDDLKRYYPDAQIDVIVEPQSKAAYRVSKSVHDVLTFDYKDRNSLADWGNLVGMIRDREYDVAIIVGQSWLVGLLMWLTGIPTRIGYQGQGAVFLTNPITPNLSQYVAKVYHDLLKPLKINTPCPPLSVNLPKVDIEWAQREQKRLGVSETGFILINVGGTNLDTTYPLESWQKIIAACQEKQPDLPVVVIKEADNESFVRSILEHCHNIKVTSPDDIGKLAAIIGGASLMLSVENSLLQLSIAVETYTIALLNSTDSKKLLPTSEKVLAITSPTGKLAAIAPQIVLEKIWGS; from the coding sequence ATGCGTGTAGTAGCCCTTGTACCTGGTTCAATTGATAACCAAATTCTTTTTTTTGCCACCCTTGATGATCTTAAGCGTTATTATCCCGACGCGCAGATAGATGTCATTGTCGAACCCCAGTCAAAGGCTGCTTACCGAGTCAGCAAGTCAGTTCATGATGTATTAACTTTTGACTACAAAGATCGTAATAGTTTGGCTGATTGGGGTAACTTAGTTGGCATGATCCGCGATCGCGAGTATGATGTCGCTATTATTGTCGGACAAAGTTGGTTAGTAGGCTTGCTAATGTGGTTAACAGGAATTCCCACACGCATTGGTTACCAAGGACAAGGTGCAGTTTTTTTAACTAATCCCATTACACCCAACCTATCCCAATATGTGGCAAAAGTGTACCATGACCTACTAAAACCTTTAAAGATTAATACTCCTTGTCCTCCATTATCAGTAAATTTGCCTAAAGTAGACATCGAATGGGCGCAAAGAGAGCAAAAGCGTTTAGGCGTAAGTGAAACAGGTTTTATTCTCATTAATGTTGGTGGAACTAATTTAGATACAACATACCCTTTAGAAAGTTGGCAAAAAATCATTGCAGCTTGCCAAGAAAAACAACCAGATTTACCCGTTGTTGTCATTAAAGAAGCTGATAATGAGTCGTTTGTGCGTTCAATTTTAGAACATTGTCACAATATTAAAGTTACTTCCCCCGATGATATTGGCAAACTAGCAGCCATCATTGGTGGTGCTAGTTTAATGTTGTCTGTAGAAAATAGTCTTCTGCAATTGAGCATAGCAGTAGAAACATATACAATAGCTTTGCTGAATTCTACGGATTCAAAAAAATTATTACCCACAAGTGAAAAAGTCTTAGCTATTACCTCACCCACTGGAAAACTAGCAGCTATTGCACCCCAAATAGTCTTAGAAAAAATTTGGGGAAGTTAG
- the ispD gene encoding 2-C-methyl-D-erythritol 4-phosphate cytidylyltransferase, translated as MHLLIPAAGSGKRMGADRNKLLLQVRSKPLIAWTLLAAEAASSISWIGIVSQPQDWDEFKSIIADLKLKKTIELISGGSTRQESVYHGLQALPSNAAQVLIHDGARCLATPDLFNACSEAILYCSGLIAAVPVKDTIKVVDDNGIIKSTPERKQLWAAQTPQGFDVKLLKKCHVEGIRQGWEVTDDAALFEKCGIEVRIVLGEETNLKITTPQDLAIAEFILSYRE; from the coding sequence GTGCATTTACTAATTCCTGCCGCTGGAAGTGGCAAAAGAATGGGCGCTGATCGTAATAAACTTTTATTACAGGTACGCTCAAAACCCTTGATTGCTTGGACTTTGTTGGCAGCAGAAGCCGCAAGTTCTATTAGTTGGATAGGAATTGTTTCTCAACCTCAAGATTGGGACGAGTTCAAGTCTATTATCGCTGACTTAAAGCTGAAAAAAACAATAGAATTAATTTCTGGTGGTTCTACTCGTCAAGAGTCAGTTTATCATGGCTTACAGGCATTACCAAGTAATGCGGCACAGGTATTGATTCATGATGGCGCTCGTTGTTTGGCAACACCAGATTTATTTAACGCTTGTTCTGAGGCAATTCTTTATTGTTCTGGCTTAATTGCGGCTGTACCCGTTAAAGATACTATTAAAGTTGTTGATGATAATGGCATAATTAAAAGTACACCAGAACGTAAACAACTTTGGGCGGCTCAAACCCCTCAAGGGTTCGATGTCAAATTGTTAAAAAAGTGCCATGTTGAAGGTATCCGTCAAGGCTGGGAAGTGACTGATGATGCGGCTTTGTTTGAAAAATGCGGTATTGAAGTGAGGATAGTTTTGGGGGAAGAGACTAATTTGAAAATTACTACTCCTCAAGATTTAGCGATCGCCGAATTTATACTTAGTTACAGGGAATAA
- the scpB gene encoding SMC-Scp complex subunit ScpB: MPKNIPVAGKIEAILYLKGKPLSLSEIAEYAKCDRFTAEEGIIELIENYSRRDTALEVVETEHGYSLQLRSEFHDLVQTIIPVELGVGALRTLAAIALHNPILQSELINLRGSGAYQHVQELVESGFVRKRRESDSRSFSLQITPKFHQYFQIEQLPQILAIPEKEQQLELELAGLETEEETTQN, translated from the coding sequence ATGCCCAAGAATATACCTGTAGCCGGCAAAATAGAAGCCATTCTTTATTTAAAGGGTAAACCCTTATCTCTAAGTGAAATTGCTGAATATGCGAAATGCGATCGCTTCACAGCCGAAGAAGGAATTATCGAACTAATTGAGAATTATTCCCGACGAGATACAGCTTTAGAAGTTGTAGAAACTGAACATGGTTATAGTTTACAACTGCGGTCAGAATTCCATGATTTAGTGCAAACTATCATACCCGTAGAATTGGGAGTCGGGGCATTACGGACATTAGCTGCGATCGCCCTCCATAATCCCATATTGCAAAGCGAATTGATTAACTTGCGGGGTTCAGGAGCTTATCAGCACGTTCAAGAATTGGTAGAATCCGGTTTTGTCCGCAAACGTCGAGAAAGTGATTCTCGCTCCTTTTCACTGCAAATAACACCAAAATTTCATCAGTATTTCCAAATCGAACAACTACCCCAAATTTTGGCAATTCCAGAGAAAGAACAACAACTAGAACTGGAGTTAGCAGGATTAGAGACAGAGGAGGAAACAACTCAAAATTAA
- a CDS encoding DUF760 domain-containing protein: MVFDPDFLQDDSEQHPNQLLNDRFGDNPNQLLKYLQHQSPEVLARVAQAVSPEIKQIISQNVQGLVGVIPTEHFNVQITTDRENLAGLLASAMMTGYFLRQMEQRMQLEHLSNQ; encoded by the coding sequence ATGGTGTTTGATCCTGACTTTTTGCAAGACGACTCTGAGCAACACCCTAATCAACTTCTGAATGATCGCTTTGGGGACAACCCAAATCAATTACTGAAATATTTACAGCATCAATCTCCTGAAGTTTTAGCCCGTGTAGCCCAAGCTGTCAGCCCCGAAATTAAACAAATCATTTCCCAGAATGTCCAAGGACTCGTGGGAGTGATACCGACAGAACATTTTAATGTGCAAATTACAACAGACCGGGAAAATCTGGCGGGACTACTAGCATCCGCAATGATGACGGGTTATTTTCTCCGCCAAATGGAACAGAGGATGCAATTGGAACATTTATCCAATCAGTAG
- a CDS encoding HhoA/HhoB/HtrA family serine endopeptidase, with protein MNVSWKQLAVYLGLVVIGSGGGVFVSRYFWTHNLLFQELKNVAVTLPAESIVPQPVNGILNTPGSDNINFIATAVGKVGPAVVRINAIRKVTNPMTEALKNPLFRHFFKEDGQPMPSEKIERGTGSGFILSEDGKLLTNAHVVADTDTVQVTLKDGRSFEGKVVGVDTVTDIAAVKISAHKLPIVKLGNSQNLIPGQWAIAIGNPLGLDNTVTIGIISATDRTSAQVGVPNKRVSFIQTDAAINPGNSGGPLLNAQGQVIGVNTAIRADAQGLGFAIPIETAFRVANELFTTGEVAHPFLGIEMIDISTTTKERLKAEDQLDIQPDVGIVIRKVMEKSPAQIGGLLPGDVIQKVNGKQIKIAAQVQKIVESSSVGDILTIEVNRSGKTQIFKVRSGNYPQ; from the coding sequence ATGAATGTATCTTGGAAACAACTGGCTGTGTATCTAGGTTTGGTGGTAATTGGCTCTGGTGGTGGTGTCTTTGTTAGTCGTTATTTTTGGACGCACAATCTTTTATTTCAAGAGTTAAAAAATGTGGCAGTAACTTTACCTGCTGAGTCTATTGTTCCTCAACCTGTCAATGGCATACTTAACACTCCGGGAAGTGATAATATCAATTTTATCGCCACTGCTGTCGGCAAAGTTGGTCCTGCGGTTGTGCGAATTAATGCAATTCGTAAAGTAACAAATCCGATGACTGAAGCTTTAAAAAATCCCTTATTTCGGCATTTTTTCAAAGAGGATGGACAACCAATGCCCTCAGAAAAAATTGAGCGGGGGACAGGTTCAGGATTTATACTCAGCGAAGATGGTAAGTTACTAACTAATGCTCATGTAGTGGCAGATACAGATACGGTTCAAGTTACCCTCAAAGATGGGCGGAGTTTTGAGGGGAAGGTGGTAGGGGTTGATACGGTGACAGATATAGCCGCAGTCAAAATTTCCGCCCATAAGTTGCCGATAGTCAAGTTAGGTAATTCACAAAATTTAATTCCTGGACAATGGGCGATCGCTATAGGCAATCCGTTAGGTTTAGATAATACTGTCACTATTGGCATTATCAGTGCTACGGACAGAACTAGCGCCCAAGTAGGCGTTCCCAATAAGCGCGTTAGTTTTATCCAAACAGATGCAGCCATTAACCCCGGCAATTCTGGTGGACCACTCTTAAATGCTCAAGGACAAGTTATTGGCGTAAATACCGCTATCCGTGCTGATGCTCAGGGACTTGGTTTTGCTATCCCCATTGAAACCGCCTTTCGTGTAGCCAATGAACTATTTACCACAGGAGAAGTTGCTCACCCTTTTTTAGGAATTGAGATGATAGACATTTCCACAACTACAAAAGAGCGACTGAAAGCAGAAGATCAACTAGACATTCAGCCAGACGTGGGAATTGTGATCAGAAAAGTCATGGAAAAATCACCCGCACAGATAGGAGGACTACTTCCTGGTGACGTGATTCAAAAAGTTAATGGTAAACAAATCAAAATTGCGGCTCAAGTCCAAAAGATAGTCGAATCGAGTAGTGTTGGGGACATTCTTACCATAGAAGTCAACCGCAGTGGGAAAACTCAAATCTTTAAAGTCCGTTCGGGAAATTATCCTCAATAG
- a CDS encoding LysM peptidoglycan-binding domain-containing M23 family metallopeptidase, which translates to MKFSYRSLCFLSLFSTLGLLSTLSQSQSVNARTGNCPVPVLARIQRHQVNRGETLASIASRYNLSPETIIGINPSVKNGVVSPGTQLQILPFNGIVVEVPRNQSWRQIASKYKVRPDTVFEINGCQKTPKFVFLPILPEVTNTTAPTAATGVIATAPSTSAGNVTGYPLPSVTEVGLAYGWQYHPITGDVFFHSGVDLLAPVNTPVTAMAPGIVVFAKEQGSYGKLVIINHAGGLQSRYAQLDSIKVTLGQMVNKGDILGAVGTTGQPTSTQPHLHFEMRSNGYLGWEAKNPQEFLK; encoded by the coding sequence ATGAAATTTTCCTATCGTTCACTATGTTTTTTGAGTTTATTTAGCACTTTAGGGTTATTATCCACCTTATCACAATCACAAAGCGTTAATGCTAGGACGGGGAATTGTCCTGTTCCCGTGTTGGCTCGTATTCAACGTCATCAAGTTAATCGTGGTGAAACGTTAGCAAGTATAGCTAGTCGTTATAATCTATCCCCAGAAACCATTATTGGCATCAATCCATCTGTTAAGAATGGGGTGGTAAGTCCGGGTACACAATTGCAAATTCTCCCTTTTAATGGCATTGTGGTTGAAGTTCCTCGTAATCAAAGCTGGCGACAAATCGCATCTAAATATAAAGTTCGTCCAGATACAGTCTTTGAAATCAATGGTTGTCAGAAAACTCCTAAATTTGTCTTTTTACCAATACTTCCAGAGGTAACTAATACTACTGCTCCTACTGCCGCTACTGGGGTAATCGCTACTGCACCTAGTACCTCCGCTGGAAACGTTACTGGTTATCCCTTGCCAAGTGTTACAGAGGTGGGATTGGCTTATGGTTGGCAATATCACCCGATAACAGGAGACGTTTTCTTTCATAGCGGCGTAGATTTGTTAGCACCTGTAAATACTCCTGTGACAGCGATGGCTCCAGGAATCGTCGTCTTTGCCAAGGAACAAGGTAGCTACGGCAAATTAGTCATTATTAACCATGCAGGTGGCTTACAAAGCCGTTACGCCCAACTTGACAGCATCAAAGTCACTCTCGGTCAAATGGTCAACAAAGGCGATATTTTAGGAGCAGTCGGAACTACAGGACAACCAACCTCTACTCAACCCCATCTTCATTTTGAAATGCGTTCTAACGGTTATTTAGGTTGGGAAGCCAAAAATCCCCAGGAGTTTTTAAAGTGA